A single region of the Marinobacter nanhaiticus D15-8W genome encodes:
- a CDS encoding tetratricopeptide repeat protein: MRMLRSQVSAIFFVGLLAASAWAETPASFQVNLGEDGTTIGEMRPVFLEMSSRPLPAISTKEVARRYQRLFEEAEEPEVRIDALHRLTNLHSLSGDGLDLSPEQEEIIYKEALKSYEMIVSQGRYQGRLDELLYQTAKAYAFIGNETQSITRLKQLVGLYPQSDLAPEARFRIAESAFSRGAYTEAEIAYQQVIQHAKRADLKHKALYMQGWSQYKQHKLGMASTTFFEVLDDYYARSEGFTALEGGSEDLVNDTFRILALMASRQGGARTLDQMLAEQGVRPYDYLLYDRLGDYYLAKRRYADSVAVNQHFVDERPAHPRNAALRAQIVTIWEAGGFEQQAQKAREAFVTAYAAPNAYAALSAPEQALWQQLARYVADVVYREAGQASPMTAEQGFSQAAGYYGRLGNLEMDQAESSEAGKLWRLAGDAWLQAGDQQQAQSYFTRAAYHAEGYGEAADAAWAALLIERKSPSPAGDEALIRSVDRFGETFPNDARAPSAHADLANRLLAAGKPVEAGREAILAVEHPRATEPQRRAAFLVLGQSAYEREDYVAAEKHYREALAIAEPEAASGNSTDPAIRDQLARTIYRQAETEDAEGDVTRAVEHFRRIAEVGADRSITVNAHYDAATALLRAEKWQPAIEQLQAFREDYPREPLTSTISEKLVLAYREAGEPVLAAEELLEHAGQRSSPWDARLRASEFLVEAGETRRANMIVGDYLAQVGAPGDADEHLSHQTLRHQVIASSPDDTALAMRTALVERELDSQWHSDETLAWAAQSALVLAEAASARFDAIALSLPLRQSLMRKRRALQTAVDRYNQAESMGDAEARSHALYGKAELFRTLARDIMQSDRPAGLNDLEQAQYAILLEEQAYPFEEKAIDMHAVNHEQVGEGIYNPWVERSLAALAEMFPGRYSRKTRWLEWTPEEVDYARAETR, encoded by the coding sequence ATGAGAATGCTGCGGTCTCAGGTCAGCGCGATTTTCTTCGTGGGTCTCCTCGCTGCTTCGGCCTGGGCGGAAACCCCGGCGAGCTTTCAGGTCAACCTCGGTGAGGACGGCACGACCATCGGTGAGATGCGACCGGTATTCCTGGAGATGTCCTCCCGACCACTGCCCGCGATTTCCACCAAGGAGGTTGCCCGGCGCTATCAGCGGCTGTTCGAGGAGGCGGAAGAACCCGAAGTGCGCATCGACGCACTGCACCGACTCACCAATCTCCATTCCCTGTCCGGCGACGGGTTGGACCTGTCCCCCGAACAGGAGGAGATCATCTATAAGGAAGCCCTGAAGAGCTACGAGATGATCGTCAGTCAGGGACGCTATCAGGGGCGGCTTGATGAATTGCTCTACCAGACCGCCAAGGCGTACGCCTTCATCGGCAATGAGACCCAGTCCATTACCCGTCTCAAACAATTGGTGGGTCTCTATCCGCAGTCAGACCTGGCACCTGAGGCCCGTTTCCGCATTGCCGAGAGCGCCTTCTCCCGGGGCGCCTACACCGAGGCGGAAATTGCCTATCAACAGGTTATCCAGCATGCAAAGCGCGCCGATCTGAAGCATAAGGCGCTCTACATGCAGGGGTGGAGCCAGTACAAGCAGCACAAGCTGGGGATGGCCAGCACGACCTTCTTCGAGGTCCTGGACGACTACTACGCACGGTCTGAAGGCTTTACGGCGCTTGAGGGTGGTAGTGAGGACTTGGTGAACGATACGTTCCGCATTCTGGCGTTGATGGCTTCGCGGCAGGGGGGCGCCCGTACCCTGGACCAGATGCTGGCAGAGCAGGGCGTCCGCCCCTACGACTACCTGTTATACGACCGTCTTGGTGACTATTACCTGGCCAAACGGCGCTACGCCGACAGCGTTGCGGTGAATCAGCATTTCGTCGATGAACGTCCTGCTCATCCCCGCAATGCCGCCTTGCGCGCCCAGATTGTAACCATTTGGGAAGCGGGTGGCTTCGAGCAGCAGGCCCAGAAAGCCCGTGAAGCCTTTGTCACGGCGTATGCAGCGCCGAATGCCTACGCCGCGCTATCGGCGCCGGAGCAAGCGCTCTGGCAGCAACTGGCGCGTTATGTGGCCGACGTTGTATACCGCGAGGCGGGGCAGGCAAGCCCAATGACCGCTGAACAGGGATTCTCCCAGGCGGCAGGCTACTATGGCCGGTTGGGGAATCTTGAGATGGATCAGGCCGAGTCTTCCGAGGCGGGTAAACTGTGGCGGTTGGCCGGTGATGCCTGGCTGCAGGCAGGCGATCAACAGCAAGCGCAGAGCTACTTCACGCGGGCGGCGTATCACGCCGAAGGATACGGCGAGGCCGCGGATGCTGCATGGGCCGCATTATTGATCGAACGGAAATCGCCTTCGCCCGCTGGAGACGAGGCGTTGATCCGGTCAGTGGACCGCTTCGGCGAGACCTTTCCGAATGATGCTCGGGCCCCATCTGCCCATGCGGATCTGGCCAACCGTCTGTTGGCTGCAGGTAAGCCAGTCGAAGCTGGCCGGGAAGCGATCCTGGCCGTGGAGCACCCCCGGGCCACTGAACCTCAGCGACGAGCCGCCTTCCTCGTACTCGGCCAGTCTGCCTACGAGCGCGAGGACTATGTTGCCGCAGAAAAGCATTACCGTGAGGCCCTGGCGATCGCCGAGCCTGAGGCCGCTTCGGGGAATTCGACCGACCCGGCCATTCGCGACCAGTTGGCACGCACGATCTATCGGCAGGCTGAGACGGAAGACGCTGAAGGGGACGTTACCCGTGCCGTCGAGCATTTCAGGCGAATCGCCGAAGTTGGCGCCGACCGATCGATTACGGTAAACGCCCATTATGACGCTGCTACGGCATTGCTGCGCGCGGAGAAGTGGCAACCTGCCATCGAGCAGTTGCAGGCGTTCCGCGAGGACTACCCGCGGGAACCGCTGACATCGACGATCAGCGAGAAGCTGGTCCTGGCCTATCGCGAAGCTGGCGAGCCGGTGTTGGCGGCTGAGGAATTGCTGGAACATGCGGGGCAACGCTCATCGCCGTGGGACGCTCGGCTGAGGGCTTCCGAGTTCCTTGTTGAGGCCGGGGAAACCCGCCGCGCCAACATGATTGTCGGTGATTATCTCGCCCAGGTCGGTGCGCCGGGAGATGCCGATGAACATCTGAGCCACCAGACCCTGCGCCACCAGGTTATTGCCTCCTCTCCCGACGACACGGCATTGGCGATGCGTACAGCATTGGTGGAGCGCGAGCTGGACAGTCAGTGGCATTCCGACGAAACCCTGGCCTGGGCGGCGCAATCCGCCCTGGTGCTGGCAGAGGCGGCGTCGGCGCGGTTCGACGCCATTGCGCTTTCACTGCCGCTCAGGCAATCCCTGATGCGCAAACGCCGGGCCCTGCAAACGGCCGTGGATCGATACAACCAGGCTGAGAGCATGGGCGACGCCGAAGCACGGTCCCACGCGCTTTATGGCAAGGCGGAGCTGTTCCGAACGCTAGCCAGGGACATTATGCAGTCGGATCGTCCCGCAGGCCTCAATGACCTTGAGCAGGCGCAGTACGCCATCCTGCTGGAGGAGCAGGCCTATCCATTCGAGGAAAAGGCGATCGATATGCACGCCGTGAATCATGAGCAAGTTGGCGAGGGTATCTACAACCCTTGGGTGGAGCGCAGCCTCGCTGCACTGGCGGAAATGTTCCCGGGCCGCTACAGCCGCAAGACCCGCTGGCTGGAATGGACGCCAGAGGAGGTGGATTATGCCCGCGCCGAAACACGCTAG
- a CDS encoding AgmX/PglI C-terminal domain-containing protein, with the protein MGSRFEVDNRVIETADRVDVSLALPWSREPGERRRFAWCLAIFLLLFMPLALIIPGIDLPEPDRTIQERIPPQLAKLIQEKPEPAPKPEPDPLPRAKPDAKSEPKPEPKPEPKQAPAPSTDQPAPPPVVHEPKQTVQQARDTASRSGLMTLQDELSSMHSMADSEPALRMTANVETSSAAVAAQREPDKEDVLASAGVADADGPQEEVELARHQVKDVAAAEPKAAAQPARQAQSMGPGERSMANIRRVFDQQKAVLFALYNRELRRNPALEGEVLLELTIEPDGRVSDCRVVSSELEAPALEQKIVNRVRLFNFGAADVEQRQVRFPIDFLPS; encoded by the coding sequence ATGGGTAGCCGTTTCGAGGTCGACAACCGGGTCATTGAGACTGCGGATCGGGTCGATGTCTCCCTGGCGCTGCCCTGGAGCCGTGAACCCGGCGAGCGCCGAAGGTTTGCCTGGTGCCTCGCAATCTTCCTGCTCCTCTTCATGCCGCTTGCGTTGATCATTCCGGGCATCGACCTGCCGGAACCAGACCGGACTATCCAGGAGCGTATCCCTCCGCAGCTGGCCAAGCTGATCCAGGAGAAACCCGAGCCCGCGCCAAAACCGGAACCTGATCCTCTCCCCAGAGCCAAGCCTGACGCCAAGTCAGAGCCCAAACCAGAGCCCAAACCAGAGCCGAAGCAGGCTCCGGCGCCGTCTACAGACCAACCCGCGCCACCCCCGGTCGTTCATGAACCTAAGCAAACCGTGCAGCAAGCGCGGGATACCGCCTCTCGTTCCGGACTGATGACGTTGCAGGATGAGCTATCGTCGATGCACTCGATGGCCGACTCGGAACCGGCATTGAGGATGACGGCCAATGTAGAGACATCCTCTGCGGCGGTCGCCGCGCAACGCGAGCCAGACAAAGAGGATGTCCTGGCCAGCGCCGGTGTCGCGGATGCCGATGGGCCCCAGGAGGAGGTCGAACTTGCCCGTCATCAGGTCAAGGATGTAGCTGCGGCTGAGCCAAAAGCGGCGGCACAGCCGGCCAGACAGGCCCAGTCAATGGGCCCGGGCGAGCGATCGATGGCCAATATCCGCCGGGTGTTTGATCAACAGAAAGCGGTTCTGTTTGCGCTCTACAATCGGGAGTTGCGCAGGAACCCGGCGCTGGAAGGTGAGGTGCTGCTGGAATTGACGATCGAGCCCGACGGACGGGTCTCCGATTGCCGAGTGGTTAGTTCCGAGCTGGAGGCGCCCGCCCTGGAGCAGAAGATCGTTAACCGGGTGCGTCTGTTCAATTTTGGCGCTGCCGATGTGGAGCAGCGCCAGGTCCGCTTCCCGATTGATTTCCTGCCTTCATGA
- a CDS encoding MotA/TolQ/ExbB proton channel family protein, giving the protein MLETVIRFFQNGGPFMYPIAVVLIVGLAIALERFIYLSMVRRSNRRAFEAGILPLIRKRDYRSAMQAANKSNSAIASILGAGLARLLGEHRREDIEYAMEEGVMEALPRLEKRTQYLATLANIATLLGLLGTIIGLIAAFTAVANADPAEKATLLSESISVAMNTTAFGLMSAIPLLLFHALLQTRTNELVDSFEMAGVKFLNTVSEQRAPAA; this is encoded by the coding sequence CTGCTTGAGACCGTGATTCGCTTCTTCCAGAACGGCGGACCGTTCATGTATCCCATTGCGGTGGTCCTCATTGTCGGGCTGGCTATTGCCCTGGAACGGTTCATCTACCTCTCGATGGTGCGGCGTTCCAATCGCCGCGCGTTCGAGGCCGGCATCCTCCCCTTGATAAGAAAGCGGGACTACCGAAGTGCGATGCAGGCCGCTAATAAATCGAACAGTGCGATCGCTTCCATCCTCGGGGCAGGTCTGGCGCGGCTACTGGGCGAGCATCGGCGTGAAGATATCGAATACGCCATGGAAGAGGGGGTGATGGAAGCGTTGCCACGGTTGGAAAAACGCACCCAGTACCTGGCTACCCTGGCCAACATCGCAACGTTACTTGGCCTGCTCGGGACTATCATCGGTCTGATCGCGGCCTTCACTGCGGTGGCCAATGCCGATCCGGCAGAGAAGGCCACGCTGCTGTCCGAAAGTATCTCGGTCGCCATGAACACAACTGCCTTTGGCCTGATGTCTGCGATTCCATTGTTGCTGTTTCATGCGCTGCTGCAGACCCGGACCAACGAACTGGTGGACAGTTTCGAAATGGCGGGCGTCAAGTTCCTGAATACGGTTTCCGAACAACGCGCCCCGGCAGCCTGA
- a CDS encoding tetratricopeptide repeat protein, with the protein MPAPKHASWPCRVLVFLLAVVLGLAGCASMPGGGENSQATERKPVESLSPEQEVELARALNLVRSRKYAGAIDILQGLQAQRPAMGLIDARIGWILQQQGRQDEAEAAYRRALGKAPGEPMASNNLALIRQKHGDFDQAKQFFVAGLRAHPDTPALHYNLAVLAELYLLELPLALKHYRRFQVLTDGGDEQVAGWIADLERRVN; encoded by the coding sequence ATGCCCGCGCCGAAACACGCTAGTTGGCCATGCCGTGTTCTCGTCTTCCTGCTCGCCGTAGTCCTTGGTCTTGCCGGTTGCGCTTCGATGCCCGGGGGCGGCGAGAATAGCCAGGCGACCGAGCGCAAACCCGTGGAGTCTCTAAGTCCCGAGCAGGAGGTTGAATTGGCCCGTGCACTCAATCTTGTCCGCAGCCGAAAGTACGCCGGAGCGATCGATATCCTGCAGGGTTTGCAGGCGCAACGCCCTGCTATGGGACTGATCGACGCACGCATAGGCTGGATATTGCAGCAGCAGGGACGGCAGGACGAAGCCGAAGCGGCCTATCGCCGCGCTCTGGGAAAGGCGCCTGGAGAACCCATGGCCTCCAACAACCTGGCGTTGATCCGCCAGAAGCACGGCGATTTTGACCAGGCCAAGCAGTTTTTCGTGGCTGGCCTCCGGGCGCATCCCGATACGCCGGCACTGCATTACAACCTGGCGGTGCTGGCGGAGCTATACCTGCTCGAACTGCCTCTGGCCCTCAAACACTACCGTCGTTTCCAGGTGCTGACCGATGGCGGTGACGAACAGGTTGCGGGTTGGATCGCAGACCTGGAACGTAGGGTGAACTGA
- a CDS encoding long-chain-fatty-acid--CoA ligase — MDLEQFYQDKYPPGVNNQIDLNKYNSMLDVFDTAVKKFADRPAFSAVGVTLTYHDLDVQSRNFAAWLQNKTNLKPGDRIAIQMPNLTQYPVVVFGAMRAGLIVVNTNPLYTQREMEHQFNDSGAKALVVLANMASNAEKVLPHTGIEHVIVTEIADMHKPLKRTLMNAAVKHLKKMVPDYNLPNAHSLPKVLGTGAKCKFTPVQVKKDDIAVLQYTGGTTGVAKGAMLTQGNLVANLLQTRPMMEDNVEEGKEVVIAPLPLYHIYSFTLNCGIMIEAGAHNVLIPNPRDIPGFVKELKNHRFTSFLGLNTLFVALCNNEEFKNLDFSALKMTSSGGMALTSATAKLWKQVTGCEITEGYGMTETSPVVSFNPPSAIQLGTIGLPICDTLIKTVDEEGNETPIGEPGELCVKGPQVMKGYWQRPEETQKAFTEDGFYRSGDIAVIQEDGYIRIVDRKKDMIIVSGFNVFPNEIEDVVSSHPQVVECAAVGVPDEKSGEAVKVFLVSKSADLKESEIKEFCRERLTAYKVPKVFEFRDELPKTNVGKILRRELRDEEPKK, encoded by the coding sequence ATGGATTTGGAGCAGTTTTACCAGGATAAATATCCGCCCGGGGTGAATAACCAGATCGACCTGAACAAGTACAACAGCATGCTTGATGTGTTCGATACGGCCGTAAAGAAGTTCGCCGATCGTCCCGCTTTCAGCGCTGTTGGGGTCACGCTGACTTACCACGATCTGGATGTTCAGAGCCGTAACTTCGCGGCTTGGCTGCAGAACAAGACCAATCTGAAACCGGGCGACCGGATCGCCATCCAGATGCCCAACCTGACCCAATATCCGGTTGTGGTATTCGGCGCCATGCGTGCCGGCCTGATCGTGGTCAATACCAACCCGCTCTACACCCAGCGGGAAATGGAACACCAGTTCAACGATTCCGGAGCCAAGGCCCTGGTGGTTCTGGCCAACATGGCCAGCAATGCCGAGAAGGTCCTGCCGCATACCGGCATCGAGCATGTCATCGTGACTGAAATCGCCGACATGCATAAGCCGCTGAAGCGCACGCTAATGAACGCGGCGGTCAAACACCTCAAGAAAATGGTGCCGGACTATAATTTGCCCAACGCCCACAGCCTGCCCAAGGTCCTGGGTACGGGGGCCAAGTGCAAGTTTACCCCGGTCCAGGTCAAGAAAGACGACATCGCGGTGCTGCAGTACACCGGCGGCACCACCGGCGTAGCCAAAGGCGCGATGCTGACCCAGGGCAACCTGGTGGCGAACCTGCTCCAGACCCGTCCGATGATGGAAGACAATGTGGAAGAGGGTAAGGAGGTGGTCATAGCGCCGCTGCCGCTCTATCACATCTACTCCTTCACGCTGAACTGCGGCATCATGATCGAGGCTGGCGCCCATAACGTGCTGATCCCGAATCCGCGTGATATTCCTGGCTTCGTCAAGGAGCTGAAGAACCACCGCTTCACGTCGTTCCTGGGTCTGAACACGCTGTTCGTTGCCCTGTGCAACAACGAAGAGTTCAAGAACCTCGATTTCAGTGCCCTGAAGATGACCTCTTCAGGCGGCATGGCGCTGACCAGCGCTACAGCCAAACTCTGGAAACAGGTCACCGGCTGCGAAATCACCGAGGGTTACGGCATGACGGAGACTTCTCCGGTCGTGTCCTTCAACCCACCCAGTGCTATCCAGCTCGGCACCATCGGTCTGCCGATCTGCGACACCCTGATCAAGACCGTCGACGAAGAGGGCAACGAGACCCCAATCGGCGAGCCGGGCGAACTGTGTGTCAAGGGCCCGCAGGTCATGAAGGGCTACTGGCAGCGTCCTGAAGAAACCCAGAAGGCCTTCACCGAAGATGGCTTCTACCGCAGTGGCGATATCGCTGTGATCCAGGAAGATGGCTATATCCGCATCGTCGACCGCAAGAAGGACATGATCATCGTGTCCGGTTTCAACGTCTTCCCGAACGAAATCGAAGACGTGGTATCCAGTCACCCGCAGGTGGTCGAGTGTGCCGCCGTTGGTGTGCCGGACGAGAAGAGTGGCGAAGCGGTCAAGGTGTTCCTGGTGAGCAAGTCGGCGGACCTGAAAGAGTCCGAGATCAAGGAATTTTGCCGCGAGCGCCTGACGGCGTACAAGGTCCCCAAAGTCTTCGAATTCCGCGACGAGCTGCCCAAGACCAACGTCGGCAAGATCCTGCGTCGGGAGTTGCGTGACGAGGAACCCAAGAAGTAA
- a CDS encoding MaoC/PaaZ C-terminal domain-containing protein, which translates to METLENIVYDELQVGDTASYTRSLTEEELVLFAAVSGDVNPVHLDPAFAANSMFKERIAHGMWSGSLISAALATVMPGPGTIYLEQSLSFKRPVKLDDTLTVKLTVASKNPKNGVTLDCLVTNQRDEEVVTGEAKVIAPKEKLSLTKPQLPRITIETANG; encoded by the coding sequence ATGGAAACTTTGGAAAATATCGTTTACGACGAATTGCAGGTGGGAGACACCGCCAGCTATACCCGCTCGCTAACCGAGGAAGAACTGGTGCTGTTTGCAGCGGTCTCCGGTGACGTCAATCCGGTCCATCTCGACCCTGCTTTCGCCGCCAACAGCATGTTCAAGGAACGTATCGCCCACGGGATGTGGAGCGGCTCACTGATTTCCGCGGCCCTGGCCACCGTTATGCCGGGACCGGGGACGATCTATCTCGAGCAGAGCCTTAGCTTCAAGCGCCCAGTCAAGCTGGACGATACCCTGACGGTGAAGCTGACCGTCGCCAGCAAGAACCCGAAAAACGGGGTCACCCTGGACTGCCTGGTTACCAACCAGCGCGACGAGGAAGTCGTGACCGGTGAAGCCAAGGTCATCGCGCCAAAAGAAAAGCTCTCATTGACGAAGCCGCAGCTTCCCCGCATTACCATCGAAACGGCGAACGGCTGA
- a CDS encoding alpha/beta fold hydrolase translates to MSTQPDVTPEAAPAQDARNATFEQTQLTAADGHRIPVYLWKPPGAPRGLIHICHGMAEHGQRYARLARYLNEHHLLVVAHDHRGHGQQTPVDELGHYADEDGWDKVTADVGIVQGWIHQSWPTLPCYLMGHSMGSFIAQGYLTRNPEPPLLAGLILSGSNRDKRVQLAALRTILRIVRLFKGPHATSPTVHKLTFGAFARSVETPRTRFDWLSHDEGAVYDYIADPYCGFDCTNQLWSDLAYGLTALLRRDTLQRVPADLPILIISGAEDPVGEFGQGPRRLAQAYRDTGHSDVTCIVFQGMRHEPFNEKQRAEAEETLIAWLTRHR, encoded by the coding sequence TTGAGTACCCAGCCAGACGTAACGCCGGAAGCCGCGCCGGCCCAGGACGCCCGGAACGCGACTTTTGAGCAGACTCAACTGACGGCTGCCGACGGGCACCGTATTCCGGTTTACCTATGGAAGCCGCCGGGGGCGCCCCGGGGGCTGATCCATATCTGTCACGGGATGGCCGAACATGGGCAGCGCTATGCTCGCCTCGCGCGCTACCTGAATGAACACCATCTATTGGTCGTGGCTCACGACCACCGGGGCCACGGTCAGCAAACACCAGTTGACGAGCTCGGTCACTACGCGGATGAGGACGGGTGGGACAAGGTCACGGCGGACGTTGGCATTGTCCAGGGGTGGATTCACCAGTCGTGGCCCACCCTGCCCTGCTACCTTATGGGTCACAGTATGGGCTCGTTCATCGCGCAGGGCTACCTGACCCGCAATCCGGAACCGCCGCTACTCGCCGGACTCATCCTGTCCGGATCCAACCGTGACAAGCGCGTCCAGCTTGCGGCCCTACGGACGATCTTGCGTATCGTACGCCTGTTCAAAGGCCCACACGCGACGAGTCCGACAGTGCATAAACTGACGTTTGGCGCTTTCGCCAGAAGCGTCGAAACGCCTCGGACCCGGTTCGACTGGTTGAGCCATGACGAAGGCGCGGTCTACGACTACATCGCGGACCCTTACTGCGGATTCGATTGCACCAACCAGCTATGGTCCGATCTTGCTTACGGACTGACGGCCCTTCTTCGGCGCGATACGCTCCAGCGTGTGCCTGCGGATCTGCCAATCCTGATTATCAGCGGCGCAGAGGATCCGGTGGGTGAGTTCGGACAAGGACCACGACGTCTGGCACAAGCCTACCGAGATACGGGACATTCGGACGTCACCTGCATCGTTTTCCAGGGTATGCGGCACGAACCCTTCAACGAAAAACAACGGGCGGAAGCGGAGGAAACGCTGATCGCATGGTTGACCCGACATCGCTAG